GTGGTACAAAGGCCCGACCCTGGTGCAGGCTTTGGCCAATGCCCCCGCCCGCGCCGCGTGCGCGCCTGGGCTTCCGTATGGTGGTGCAGGATGTTTATCGCTTCGACGAGACGCGATACGTTGTCGGCCGCGTTGATCGTGGCATTATTCGCGAAGGGGCATCAATCTCCATCGGTACGCAGGGCCAGACCGCCCGCGTCGCTGAAATCGCTCGCTGGCACGTGCCAGCCCTGCCCGTTGCCGGGCCCGGGGAATCCATCGTTTTGCGCCTGGAGCCGGATATCGTGCCGGATCGCGGAGATCTGCTGTTCAATCCGGATGAAGACATGCCGCGCCCGGTCCGGTCAGCACGGATTCAGGCTCGTGTCTTCTGGCTGCGTCAGGAGGGCCTCAAACGCGGTGAGCGCTTGACCCTCCGCCTCGGGCCTGCGGAATATCCAGTGACCGTCGCCTCCATTGATTCCGTCGTCAATCTTGAGGATATGACCCTCCAGAAGGCCGATATGGTCGGGCCTGAGGGCTTTGCGACCATCGCCCTGACGACCGCCCATGCGGTGCTTTTCGACATTTTTCACACCCGGTCTCAATGATGGGCGTGGCGTGCTGGTCGACCAATATCAACAGATCGTCGGCGGCGCACCCCTGATCGGTGCGGCGGAAATTTCCGACCCGTCTCATACGATCCACCCGACGGAAAGCGTGATCTCCTCCGAGGCGCGACGTGCCGCGGGAGAGCGTCAGGGACATGTTTTCTGGCTTTTCGGTCGCCCCGCCGCGGGCAAAAGCACAATCGCGCGGGAAGTCGAGGCCCGCTTATTCCGAGATGGGCAGCGTTGCGTCGTACTTGATGGTGACAGTCTGCGTGCCGGGCTCAATAGCGATCTCGGTTTCTCACAGGAGGATCGTCGGGAAAATATCCGCCGGACGGCCCATGTCGCGCGCATGTTTGCGGAAACGGGTCATATCGTGCTGGTGGCGCTTGTCACGCCCATGAAATCCGAACGCGCCCTGGCTTCGGAGATTATCGGCAACCCTTCTCGGAAATTTTTGTCGATACTTCGGCCGATATTTGTGAATCGCGTGATCCGAAGGGCCTTTATGCCGCCGCCCGCGCCGGGAAGATCGCGCATTTCACCGGTGTCGATGCGCTATTTGAAATCTCGGACGATTCATCATTGACGCTTTCCTCGGATTCCGGCCCGGGGCGCGCCGCCGAGACTTTCATCGACTATATCCAAACCAAGATCTGACCCTGCGCCCCGCACCGGCGATGAGTCATTCGCAGGTGCGACGGCGCAGAGCCGGAAGGGGCACGTGTGAGAGGAAGCCGATTTCACATCACACGCGTCCTGCGATCAGGGGACGCGGAAAGGGCTTATTGTGTTGCCGGTTTTTTCCAATTCGCAAATGCACTGTTCCGGCGCGTTGAGGCTTTGCTTCAGTGCCAATAATTCCGCACGCACGGCCGGGATCTGCGCCTGAATTTCTGGTCGACTCAGAATGGCGGGACGAGGCCCGCAGCGTAACTGTAGCCAGCCACCACATCTGTCGACCAATGCACGCCGCAAACAATGCGACTCTCGCCAAAAATTCGCCCCCGCGCGAGGATTTCCTCCGCCCGCTCCGGCATGACAACGGATAGCACAAAGGCCACAATATTACCGCGCACTGTATGGCCTGAGGGATAGGAGCGATTGTGATCTTTCGTCACACGATCCTTGATACAAAGAGGCACTTCTCATACCCGACATAAGGCCGCACACGCGCTCATCGCGCCTTGACCACATTTGTCCTGGGCCCCTCAATTGCAATGACGTCACTCATCAGCTTGTTCAGCTTCGGCGTTTTGGTGAGGTCAATTTTCAAATCGAGCGCACATGAGAAATTTTGGATCACAGCGGGAAGAGAGAAATCATCATCGATCGTCGCCGGTTCCCATCGCGGCGAGCCTTTCCACTTTCGCGTCTCGTTGAAGATCTGCTGATCTCGTCGGAGGGCCTCCGTTTTTGCGGCAGGCGGCGCCAGGATAATCAGGTAGCCGTTGGGCGGCGCATTATCCGACATATTATCTGTATCAGCGCTCACAGGCTGACTGACCCCTAAGGCCAAAACTGTCAGAGCCGACGCCGACAGCAGGAACTTTTTTGTGAAGAGAGGCATTTTTATCCCTTTTTATTTGTTATTAGAGGGATATTATAAATTTTCTTTAATGTTTTTGTCTAATTCGCTGATTACAAATTTTAATGATTTGCTTTTTGCGGCTTCACGCGATTTGCTGGCAAAATGAGGACGTTATGCGTACCGGAGGACCCGACTTCTCATCCATCGGTTAAGACATGCGCAACCCGATCCAACCGCCGCGTCGGCATGGACAAACCAGCGTGAGCGGATCAGATTTCGCCGATCAACGAAGACAGGAGGTGTGATCCGCGTGTTGCACCCATATCATGCAACACGCGGATCATGATCAGGACAGAAAGGCCCGTGACTTTATGGCAAGCGGTTGGGAGAATGCGTGTTCGCCTCTTTCTCCAACGCGCATTGCGCCGCGTCCGGTTTTACCGTTAGCTGCATGGAGAACTTCAAGTTCTTTCCGGACAGCCGGGAGCTGCGCCTTGATTTCAGGCCGCATCATGATGAGGAAGATCTGCTGCGCGGCGATGCGATAGCCTGCTTCAACATCTGAGGCCCAATGTGCGCCGCAGACGATACGGCTTTCCCCGTAGATACGGGCACGCATGTAGAACGCATCAGCGTGATCCGGCATCAGGGATGCGAGCAGGAAGCCGAGCGTCGTCCCCATCATCGTATGCCCGGACGGGTAGGAGCGGAAGGAGCCAAGCGCCGCTTTATGAACCATGCAGTCGGCGCATTATTGCCGACAAACGCGCGCTGATGGGCAAAGTGGCGCTTCAGGGCGACCATCGTGAGTGATTCGAGGCTCAGAACATCCCGGACAAGTTTGCGCAGATGCGGTGCCTTGGCCGTGTCGATATCAAACCCGGCCGCGCAGGAAAAATTCCTGAGAGCGTGGTCCAACGTATAATCGTCATCATTGACGGCGAGTTTCCAGCGCGGGGAATCTTTCCACTGGCGGGTCGCCGCGAAAATCCGTTGATCCTGTAGTTGCGCCAGGCTGCCAGGCGCCGGTGGCGGCGGGACGGAAAGGAGGCCCGTTGGGCAGAGGCGCGACCTGAGTCGTATCAGGTGCCTTCTGGCAGGCAACGAGCGTGAGACTGGCCAGAACGGGCAAGGCAAATCGTTGCGTCAAAGAACGGCGAAGCATAAATGTACCCTCGGAAATGTGAAGACGAAGACGTTAAAAATCCTCATCGTGCAGGAGCTTTAAGGCCACGTCCACTCCGAAAGCGGTCACAATTTAATCAATTATTCAGCCTGCGATTCATATATTCAACGATGCGGCTCAATTTTTCATCCAGCATTTCCGTCGTGAAGGACTTGAAGAGGATCTGCGTGGACTCATCGAAGCTCTGATCTGAAAAAACAGTCTGCTCCGAATAGCCTGTCATAAAGAGAACTGAGAGATGCTGCTTGCGGGCGCGCGCTTCGTCGGCCAATTGCCCCCATTAACGCCGCCCGGGAGACCGACTCGGTCATCAGGACATCATAACGGCGATCCTCATCCGCCAGAAGCGCCATCGCCTAACTTCCCGTTTCCGCCGTCTCGACATGGATCCCCCGGTCACGGAGCGTTTCCTCCAAGGTGAAGCGCAATGTCACGTCATCCTCCACGAGGAGAAGGCGCAGATGGGATAAATCAACCTCCGTCGGGCTTCGGCGGCGCGCGGTGCCCTGGGCGACGGGTCGTTTCTCTCCGATATAAAGGGGAAACCAGATATGCACTTTCGTCCCGGCCCCTGGTGCGGACTCGATCTCCACCCTGCCGCCCGATTGCGAGG
This DNA window, taken from Acetobacteraceae bacterium, encodes the following:
- a CDS encoding phosphatase PAP2 family protein, with protein sequence MTKDHNRSYPSGHTVRGNIVAFVLSVVMPERAEEILARGRIFGESRIVCGVHWSTDVVAGYSYAAGLVPPF